From a region of the Zonotrichia albicollis isolate bZonAlb1 chromosome 5, bZonAlb1.hap1, whole genome shotgun sequence genome:
- the DCUN1D4 gene encoding DCN1-like protein 4 isoform X4, whose product MYRKYDSTRIKAEEEEVFSSKRCLEWFYEYAGTDDIVGPEGMEKFCEDIGVEPENVVMLVLAWKLDAQNMGYFTLQEWLKGMTSLQCDTTEKLRNSLDYLRSLLNEPTNFKLIYRYAFDFAREKDQRSLDINTAKCMLGLLLGKAWSLFPVFHQFLEQSKYKVINKDQWCNVLEFSRTINLDLSNYDEDGAWPVLLDEFVEWYKGKQMT is encoded by the exons ATGTATAGAAAATACGATTCAACTAGAataaaagcagaggaagaagaagTCTTTTCAAGTAAGAGATGCTTAGAATGGTTCTATGAATATGCAG GCACGGATGACATTGTAGGGCCAGAAGGTATGGAGAAATTTTGTGAAGACATTGGAGTTGAACCAGAAAAT GTAGTTATGCTTGTGCTAGCATGGAAGTTGGATGCACAAAATATGGGCTATTTTACATTACAAGAATGGTTAAAAGGAATGACATCACTACA GTGTGATACTACAGAAAAATTGAGAAATTCTCTGGATTACTTGAGATCTTTATTAAATGAGCCTACCAATTTTAAACTTATTTATAGATATGCCTTTGACTTTGCCCGG GAAAAGGACCAGCGCAGCCTAGATATCAATACTGCCAAGTGTATGTTGGGCCTTCTTTTAGGAAAAGCATGGTCCCTTTTTCCAGTGTTTCATCAGTTTCTAGAG CAATCAAAATACAAAGTTATCAATAAGGACCAATGGTGTAACGTTCTTGAATTCAGCAGAACAATTAACCTTGACCTCAGTAACTATGATGAAGATGGAGCCT GGCCAGTGTTGTTGGATGAGTTTGTGGAGTGGTATAAAGGAAAACAGATGACATAG
- the DCUN1D4 gene encoding DCN1-like protein 4 isoform X1, which yields MHSDAAAVNFQLNSHLSTLANIHKIYHTLNRLNLTEDVGQDDHQTGESLSKIRRIGSLRSCSSSDCFSKVMPPRKKRRPAAGDDLSAKKSRHDGMYRKYDSTRIKAEEEEVFSSKRCLEWFYEYAGTDDIVGPEGMEKFCEDIGVEPENVVMLVLAWKLDAQNMGYFTLQEWLKGMTSLQCDTTEKLRNSLDYLRSLLNEPTNFKLIYRYAFDFAREKDQRSLDINTAKCMLGLLLGKAWSLFPVFHQFLEQSKYKVINKDQWCNVLEFSRTINLDLSNYDEDGAWPVLLDEFVEWYKGKQMT from the exons ATTTTCAACTGAATTCTCATCTATCAACTCTGGCAAATATTCACAAGATTTACCACACCCTCAATAGGCTG AATCTGACAGAGGACGTTGGTCAAGACGATCACCAGACAG GAGAGAGCCTTTCAAAGATTCGAAGAATAG GAAGTCTTCGGTCTTGCAGTTCATCAGACTGCTTTAGTAAAGTGATGCCTCCAAGGAAAAAGAGGAGACCTGCAGCAGGAGATGATTTATCTGCTAAGAAAAGTAGACATGATGG TATGTATAGAAAATACGATTCAACTAGAataaaagcagaggaagaagaagTCTTTTCAAGTAAGAGATGCTTAGAATGGTTCTATGAATATGCAG GCACGGATGACATTGTAGGGCCAGAAGGTATGGAGAAATTTTGTGAAGACATTGGAGTTGAACCAGAAAAT GTAGTTATGCTTGTGCTAGCATGGAAGTTGGATGCACAAAATATGGGCTATTTTACATTACAAGAATGGTTAAAAGGAATGACATCACTACA GTGTGATACTACAGAAAAATTGAGAAATTCTCTGGATTACTTGAGATCTTTATTAAATGAGCCTACCAATTTTAAACTTATTTATAGATATGCCTTTGACTTTGCCCGG GAAAAGGACCAGCGCAGCCTAGATATCAATACTGCCAAGTGTATGTTGGGCCTTCTTTTAGGAAAAGCATGGTCCCTTTTTCCAGTGTTTCATCAGTTTCTAGAG CAATCAAAATACAAAGTTATCAATAAGGACCAATGGTGTAACGTTCTTGAATTCAGCAGAACAATTAACCTTGACCTCAGTAACTATGATGAAGATGGAGCCT GGCCAGTGTTGTTGGATGAGTTTGTGGAGTGGTATAAAGGAAAACAGATGACATAG
- the DCUN1D4 gene encoding DCN1-like protein 4 isoform X3, translating into MPPRKKRRPAAGDDLSAKKSRHDGMYRKYDSTRIKAEEEEVFSSKRCLEWFYEYAGTDDIVGPEGMEKFCEDIGVEPENVVMLVLAWKLDAQNMGYFTLQEWLKGMTSLQCDTTEKLRNSLDYLRSLLNEPTNFKLIYRYAFDFAREKDQRSLDINTAKCMLGLLLGKAWSLFPVFHQFLEQSKYKVINKDQWCNVLEFSRTINLDLSNYDEDGAWPVLLDEFVEWYKGKQMT; encoded by the exons ATGCCTCCAAGGAAAAAGAGGAGACCTGCAGCAGGAGATGATTTATCTGCTAAGAAAAGTAGACATGATGG TATGTATAGAAAATACGATTCAACTAGAataaaagcagaggaagaagaagTCTTTTCAAGTAAGAGATGCTTAGAATGGTTCTATGAATATGCAG GCACGGATGACATTGTAGGGCCAGAAGGTATGGAGAAATTTTGTGAAGACATTGGAGTTGAACCAGAAAAT GTAGTTATGCTTGTGCTAGCATGGAAGTTGGATGCACAAAATATGGGCTATTTTACATTACAAGAATGGTTAAAAGGAATGACATCACTACA GTGTGATACTACAGAAAAATTGAGAAATTCTCTGGATTACTTGAGATCTTTATTAAATGAGCCTACCAATTTTAAACTTATTTATAGATATGCCTTTGACTTTGCCCGG GAAAAGGACCAGCGCAGCCTAGATATCAATACTGCCAAGTGTATGTTGGGCCTTCTTTTAGGAAAAGCATGGTCCCTTTTTCCAGTGTTTCATCAGTTTCTAGAG CAATCAAAATACAAAGTTATCAATAAGGACCAATGGTGTAACGTTCTTGAATTCAGCAGAACAATTAACCTTGACCTCAGTAACTATGATGAAGATGGAGCCT GGCCAGTGTTGTTGGATGAGTTTGTGGAGTGGTATAAAGGAAAACAGATGACATAG
- the DCUN1D4 gene encoding DCN1-like protein 4 isoform X2 gives MHSDAAAVNFQLNSHLSTLANIHKIYHTLNRLNLTEDVGQDDHQTGSLRSCSSSDCFSKVMPPRKKRRPAAGDDLSAKKSRHDGMYRKYDSTRIKAEEEEVFSSKRCLEWFYEYAGTDDIVGPEGMEKFCEDIGVEPENVVMLVLAWKLDAQNMGYFTLQEWLKGMTSLQCDTTEKLRNSLDYLRSLLNEPTNFKLIYRYAFDFAREKDQRSLDINTAKCMLGLLLGKAWSLFPVFHQFLEQSKYKVINKDQWCNVLEFSRTINLDLSNYDEDGAWPVLLDEFVEWYKGKQMT, from the exons ATTTTCAACTGAATTCTCATCTATCAACTCTGGCAAATATTCACAAGATTTACCACACCCTCAATAGGCTG AATCTGACAGAGGACGTTGGTCAAGACGATCACCAGACAG GAAGTCTTCGGTCTTGCAGTTCATCAGACTGCTTTAGTAAAGTGATGCCTCCAAGGAAAAAGAGGAGACCTGCAGCAGGAGATGATTTATCTGCTAAGAAAAGTAGACATGATGG TATGTATAGAAAATACGATTCAACTAGAataaaagcagaggaagaagaagTCTTTTCAAGTAAGAGATGCTTAGAATGGTTCTATGAATATGCAG GCACGGATGACATTGTAGGGCCAGAAGGTATGGAGAAATTTTGTGAAGACATTGGAGTTGAACCAGAAAAT GTAGTTATGCTTGTGCTAGCATGGAAGTTGGATGCACAAAATATGGGCTATTTTACATTACAAGAATGGTTAAAAGGAATGACATCACTACA GTGTGATACTACAGAAAAATTGAGAAATTCTCTGGATTACTTGAGATCTTTATTAAATGAGCCTACCAATTTTAAACTTATTTATAGATATGCCTTTGACTTTGCCCGG GAAAAGGACCAGCGCAGCCTAGATATCAATACTGCCAAGTGTATGTTGGGCCTTCTTTTAGGAAAAGCATGGTCCCTTTTTCCAGTGTTTCATCAGTTTCTAGAG CAATCAAAATACAAAGTTATCAATAAGGACCAATGGTGTAACGTTCTTGAATTCAGCAGAACAATTAACCTTGACCTCAGTAACTATGATGAAGATGGAGCCT GGCCAGTGTTGTTGGATGAGTTTGTGGAGTGGTATAAAGGAAAACAGATGACATAG